The DNA sequence CTGATACAAATGCTTTGAGCTGAAAGCAGGGGAGAACGGCTCGATTTCCTTCTAAATCGCTGTGTTTGGAGGCTCACTCAGGGCACCTTTCTGCCCATAAAAATATATTTTTTACTCAGTCCGTGATTTTTGAGCAGATCTTCTGTATTTTTAGCTAATTATCTGTTATTGAAAACCTCATGATTGAAACCGTTAGACTGATTTTGGGTGATCAGCTCAATGAGCACCATTCGTGGTTTGCGCAAACCGACGAAACAGTCTGTTATGTCATGATGGAAATTTTACAGGAAACCAACTACGAGCCACAACATCAGCAAAAAACGTTGGCGACCTTTGCATCGATGCGAAACTTTGCCCGCAAGATGCGCCGTCAGGGGCATAACTTCTTTTACCTGACCCTTACCGCCCCCGAAAACCGACAGTCTTTACCGGAGAATATCGCCTGGCTGATTTATCAGAACAAGGCAAAAAACTTTGAATACCTTCAGCCCGACGACAAGCGGAATGCTCGCCAGCTGAAAGATTTCGCCTATATTCTGGGGGTCAATATTCAACAGCATCAAAGTCACCATTTTTTGTTGGAAGAAGGCGACCTCAGCCAGTCTATTGAAACCACCACTGAAGATATTTACAGCTATATGGCTGTTAAATACCGTAAACTGATCGGCAATATTGAAAAAAATACTGCCGAAAATGTTCGCCTGAAACTCCCCAAGGTTGAAACTCCTGCCATAAAAAATGACCTCCGTCCCATCCTCAAAGATATTGAGCAGTTTGATATTCCCGCTTTCGGGCATGTGAATGCTAAATCTTGTCGGTGGGTATGCTCTTCGGCACAAGCGTGGCAATATGTGAACTATTATTTTCATCATTTATTGCCACAAAAAAAATCTGCCGAAGGGGCTGATGCTATTCCTTCTCAGTTGGCATGGGCGCTGAATATGAAAATGATTGAGCCGCTGGAACTATTGGAAGCCCTTTCAGATTTTACCGAAAAATACCCCTTTGCCATTACTCAGCAGGCCGTTAATGCACTGCTGAAAGCACTGCTCGGAGATCGGGAGTATAAACGTTTTCGCTTCAATCGCCAGCTTGCCACCGAAGAGGCGATCAACCCACTCGGCCATCATAAACCCTTGCCCTCCTTTTTCAAAGAAGGCAACAGCACCTCCATGCGCTGCATACAGCAAACCATCGAGGAAGTTGAAAACAAAGGGAAGACCAGCGCCAAACGCTTGCTGATGGTGCTGAAAAATTATGCACTTTTGGCGAAGGTCGAGCCTGATTTATTTGAGCAGTGGGTGCAGCATAAGCTGGTTAATGCGACGGCATGGAGCGAACAAGGCGAATTACTCGATTTTATTTATCAGCCTCAGCAACGTATTTTCAAAGGGCAGGAAATCGCATCGAATATTCACGACTGCAGCAAATGTACTTTCGATCCCACCATCAATCACGGGGAAAAAGCTTGCCCTTTCAATGGTTTATATTGGCGGTTCATTCATAAAAACAAACCTTTACTCTCCCGTAAAATTTACGGCAAAGCACTGGAAGGCTGGGAAACCATGGACTTAACAGAAAAGCACCATACCCTTGAATTTGCTCGCAACCTCTTGCAGCAATACCATGTTGCTACCGACGAAAAAAGCTCCCTGAGGAGCTTCTAAATTTAGTCATAAGTAGAGAATGATATTGGTGAAGGAATCGAACCTTCCGCACACTGAAACTATTCCGAGGCATTTCAATAGCTTTCTGTGGCTTCCCCAACACTTCCCATCGAGAAGTATCGACCAATACAACGCATTAAATTAAACACATGTCAATAATAATTGATTTTGATTAAAAAATCAACAACAAAACCCCGAATTAAATATAAATTTGATTCTTTATTACTGCCATTGTTGAAGATAAAACCCCATAGCTTGGCTCTCAAACGCCACAGAAGCCCGTTAACACCCCATTTCTACCCTGATCACTAACAAATTTTTCTGCGTCTACTGAAAATCCTGTTCAGGATATGGCTTCAAATGAAAAATTTAGCTGTAATTTTATGGCTTTAGGAATACAGAGAACACTGGAAATTACCGTGCAGACCGAGGTAAAATAACAGCCACGAGAGCCATTGTTACGAAATATCGATTTTATAACAACTGATGTTCCAAATATAAAACGAACGGTATTTTTTCAACAAAAGATCATAATTTTACACAAGTGCAATGAGCAACAATACAAATATTATCGTTACCGAAAATCATATTCAGCAAGCCTTTGACCAAATTCACGAAAGTGGAAATATGGAAAAAATCATGACGGCCTTCAGTCTTGAACAAAGAAGCCTGTTAACTTACCTTTTTCTGATGCAGGAAAAGCTGGAGTTTGAAGATGATTTCGAGCTACTATTATTACTCGGAACGAGCATTTGGTTATCCTATAAAAACGCAGTGGGAAGCATTGAGCCTGTCAGCGAAGCGCTGATCATGAACAACGCCAACGCCTATATGGCCAAACTGAAGCATGAAGGACAACACATTGCCACAGAACACTCACAGACAGAGCTTTTGGCTTTTGTCGAGCAAATGATTAAAAATCATCAGGAGGATAAACCGAATTTTGATTTGAAATCGCAGAGTATCATCATGACAACTTCACACATTTTGATTGATGCACTCGAAGAAGCATTAAAAAAATAGCAAACAAGGCGACGCCCAATACAACAACAAACAAATGGAATTAAAAGACGACGTTTATAGCATTCAGGGAATTCCTGTTCAGGAGATTGCTTCCCAATTCGGTACCCCTGTCTATGTTTATGATGCGGACAAGATTGTCTCGCAGATCAATCATCTGAAAGAGGCATTTACTGGCCTTCCGCTGAAGATAAAATATGCTGTAAAATCATTAACCAATATGTCTATTTTGAAGCTGATGCGACAAAATGGAACGGAGGTTGATGCGGTCTCTATTCAGGAAGTACAGCTTGCAATGCTTGCCGGCTACAGTGCTGAGGAAATTTTATTTACGCCCAACTCGGTATCTTTCGCTGAAATTCAGGAAGCCGTAGAGTTTGGCTGTGTGATCAATATCGATAATATTTCGATTCTTGAGCAATTCGGACATACCTATGGCAACAGCAAATCCTGCTGTATCCGACTGAATCCGCACATTATGGCTGGCGGAAACCATAAAATTTCTACTGGACATATCGATTCCAAATTTGGGATTTCGGTTTATCAGCTTCGCCATATTCTTCGTGTTGTCAAAACTTACAACATGGACATCTCTGGGCTTCACGTACACACAGGCTCGGATATCCTTGATCCAGAAGTGTTTTTGCAGGGAGCGGATATCATTTTTGAGTCGGCGATGGAGTTTCAGGATTTACGCTTCATTGATTTCGGAAGCGGGTTCAAGGTAAAATACAAAGAAAACGACAATACCACCGACCTGATCGAATTGGGGCAAAGACTTGGTGGCGCATTTAAAAAGTTCTGTGCAGAATATGGCCGTGAACTGGAAATCTGGTTTGAGCCAGGCAAATACCTGGTCAGTGAAGCGGGCTACTTTTTGGTATCCGCCAACGTCATCAAAACCACTCCTGCCACTGTT is a window from the Persicobacter psychrovividus genome containing:
- a CDS encoding cryptochrome/photolyase family protein, which translates into the protein MIETVRLILGDQLNEHHSWFAQTDETVCYVMMEILQETNYEPQHQQKTLATFASMRNFARKMRRQGHNFFYLTLTAPENRQSLPENIAWLIYQNKAKNFEYLQPDDKRNARQLKDFAYILGVNIQQHQSHHFLLEEGDLSQSIETTTEDIYSYMAVKYRKLIGNIEKNTAENVRLKLPKVETPAIKNDLRPILKDIEQFDIPAFGHVNAKSCRWVCSSAQAWQYVNYYFHHLLPQKKSAEGADAIPSQLAWALNMKMIEPLELLEALSDFTEKYPFAITQQAVNALLKALLGDREYKRFRFNRQLATEEAINPLGHHKPLPSFFKEGNSTSMRCIQQTIEEVENKGKTSAKRLLMVLKNYALLAKVEPDLFEQWVQHKLVNATAWSEQGELLDFIYQPQQRIFKGQEIASNIHDCSKCTFDPTINHGEKACPFNGLYWRFIHKNKPLLSRKIYGKALEGWETMDLTEKHHTLEFARNLLQQYHVATDEKSSLRSF
- the lysA gene encoding diaminopimelate decarboxylase, with the protein product MELKDDVYSIQGIPVQEIASQFGTPVYVYDADKIVSQINHLKEAFTGLPLKIKYAVKSLTNMSILKLMRQNGTEVDAVSIQEVQLAMLAGYSAEEILFTPNSVSFAEIQEAVEFGCVINIDNISILEQFGHTYGNSKSCCIRLNPHIMAGGNHKISTGHIDSKFGISVYQLRHILRVVKTYNMDISGLHVHTGSDILDPEVFLQGADIIFESAMEFQDLRFIDFGSGFKVKYKENDNTTDLIELGQRLGGAFKKFCAEYGRELEIWFEPGKYLVSEAGYFLVSANVIKTTPATVFVGVNSGMNHLIRPMMYDAYHEIFNVSNPRGTQRLYSVVGYICETDTFGWDRPMSEVREGDVLAIKNAGAYGISMASNYNSRFRPAEVLVHNGQAKLIRKRETMEDLLRNQVEVEL